Proteins from a single region of Mucilaginibacter daejeonensis:
- a CDS encoding MBL fold metallo-hydrolase: MNLTIHGAARQVTGSMHLLETGQYKILIDCGLDYERDRNMESNEDFPFDPASIDVVVLTHAHIDHSGNLPTLIRMGFNGQILCTPPTAELSELLLMDSVNIFLHKQQKRQRHRRGRHHQRPQQQPLYLQKHVMDTVERFVTIGFNKPFRINGDVELTFIPVGHLLGAAAAVFRINDNGTEKSIAFTGDIGRKNYPVLDDPQPLPPVDYLVSESTYGGRYHSKDTTIEQVLVDTIEKACIKEQGRLIIPAFSIGRTQALVYSLNKIFSSGLLPPVKVFVDSPLANASTNVFRKHHALLNSEAQDFYRTKGDEFEFDNLHYVENLKESNQISNYFEPCIIISSAGMLEGGRIQDHLYNNIQNYYCTILFIGYCAKGTLGYRLLRGDPVVHIKDREMYVYATIKKTDLFSAHGDHDDLVGTVKQQQPDKLKKVFLVHGEEESMQLMADALFADGYRVEIPRKGLVYSL; the protein is encoded by the coding sequence ATGAATTTGACCATACATGGCGCAGCCAGGCAAGTAACCGGCAGCATGCATTTACTTGAAACTGGCCAATATAAGATACTGATCGATTGCGGACTTGACTATGAGCGCGACCGCAATATGGAAAGCAATGAGGACTTTCCTTTTGACCCTGCCAGCATTGATGTGGTAGTATTGACCCATGCCCACATAGATCACTCAGGTAATTTGCCCACACTGATCCGCATGGGCTTCAACGGTCAGATACTGTGCACCCCTCCCACTGCCGAGCTATCAGAGCTGTTGTTAATGGATTCGGTAAATATCTTTTTGCACAAGCAACAAAAGCGTCAGCGTCATCGCCGTGGAAGGCACCACCAGCGTCCGCAGCAACAACCATTATATCTGCAAAAGCATGTGATGGATACCGTTGAACGCTTTGTGACCATAGGCTTTAACAAGCCTTTCCGCATCAACGGCGATGTGGAGCTGACCTTTATACCGGTGGGCCATTTGCTTGGTGCAGCTGCGGCCGTGTTCAGGATCAACGACAATGGTACCGAAAAAAGTATTGCCTTTACCGGCGACATTGGCCGCAAGAACTACCCTGTGCTTGACGACCCACAGCCTTTGCCTCCTGTTGACTACCTGGTGAGTGAATCGACCTACGGAGGCCGTTACCACTCTAAAGACACCACCATTGAACAGGTTCTGGTAGACACCATTGAGAAGGCATGCATCAAAGAACAAGGCAGGCTGATCATTCCGGCGTTCAGCATTGGTCGTACGCAGGCTTTGGTGTATTCGCTTAACAAGATATTTAGCAGTGGCCTACTGCCCCCAGTAAAGGTGTTTGTGGATAGTCCGCTGGCCAATGCATCCACTAATGTGTTCCGTAAGCATCACGCCCTTTTGAACAGCGAGGCGCAGGACTTTTATCGCACAAAGGGCGACGAGTTCGAGTTCGATAACCTGCACTATGTAGAGAATTTGAAGGAGAGCAACCAGATATCAAATTACTTTGAACCCTGCATCATCATTTCCTCGGCAGGTATGCTGGAAGGTGGCCGTATCCAGGATCACCTTTATAATAACATTCAGAACTACTACTGTACCATACTCTTCATCGGCTATTGTGCCAAGGGTACGTTGGGCTATCGGCTATTAAGGGGCGACCCGGTTGTACACATCAAGGACCGCGAGATGTATGTTTACGCGACGATCAAAAAGACCGACCTGTTCAGCGCTCATGGTGATCATGATGATCTGGTAGGCACGGTGAAACAACAGCAGCCCGATAAGCTCAAGAAAGTGTTTTTAGTACACGGCGAAGAAGAAAGCATGCAACTCATGGCCGATGCGCTATTTGCCGATGGTTACCGGGTGGAGATACCACGGAAGGGACTGGTTTACAGCTTGTAA
- a CDS encoding D-2-hydroxyacid dehydrogenase yields the protein MIKLLANDGIDPVGKQLLEEAGFVVDTNFIPQDELPEKLQNYDAITVRSATKVRKALIDACPNLKLIGRGGVGVDNIDVEYAREKGVAVHNTPAASSASVAELVFAHLFTGARFLQDANRKMPVEGASKFNDLKKAYAKGIELRGKTIGILGFGRIGRETAKIAYGLGMEVLAFDLYPSVTELELVLGGGITVKVPVKYADKDEVIAQSDFISLHVPFSEEPVIGAREFAMMKKGAGLVNCSRGGTVDEDALIAALASGQLAFAGLDVFDNEPTPRADLLTHPKISLTPHIGASTNEAQERIGVELATLIIDHFKSLA from the coding sequence ATGATAAAATTACTCGCTAACGATGGTATCGACCCGGTGGGCAAGCAATTGCTTGAAGAAGCCGGTTTTGTTGTTGATACCAACTTTATACCTCAGGATGAACTTCCTGAAAAACTACAGAACTACGATGCGATCACCGTACGTAGCGCCACTAAGGTGCGCAAGGCTCTGATCGATGCTTGCCCTAACCTAAAATTGATCGGCCGTGGCGGCGTAGGTGTTGATAACATCGACGTTGAATACGCCCGCGAAAAAGGTGTGGCCGTTCACAATACTCCTGCTGCTTCGTCGGCGTCAGTTGCTGAATTGGTGTTCGCTCACCTTTTCACAGGCGCACGCTTTTTGCAGGATGCTAACCGCAAAATGCCTGTTGAAGGTGCTTCCAAATTTAACGACCTTAAAAAGGCTTACGCCAAAGGCATCGAACTGCGTGGCAAGACCATTGGTATCCTGGGCTTTGGCCGTATCGGCCGCGAGACCGCTAAGATCGCTTACGGTTTGGGTATGGAAGTATTGGCGTTCGACCTGTACCCATCAGTGACCGAATTGGAACTGGTGTTGGGAGGCGGTATCACCGTTAAGGTTCCTGTTAAATATGCGGATAAAGATGAAGTGATTGCTCAGAGCGATTTTATCTCTTTGCACGTACCGTTCAGTGAGGAGCCGGTGATCGGCGCTCGCGAATTTGCCATGATGAAAAAAGGCGCAGGCCTGGTAAATTGTTCACGTGGTGGTACGGTTGATGAGGATGCACTGATCGCAGCCCTGGCAAGCGGACAGCTGGCCTTCGCTGGCCTGGATGTGTTCGATAATGAACCAACACCTCGCGCAGACCTATTGACCCATCCTAAGATCTCGTTAACGCCTCACATCGGTGCATCTACCAACGAGGCACAAGAGCGTATAGGCGTTGAGCTGGCTACATTGATCATTGATCATTTTAAGAGCTTAGCATAA
- the serC gene encoding 3-phosphoserine/phosphohydroxythreonine transaminase, producing the protein MKHNFGAGPGILPHEVLKQAAQAVVDFNGIGLSILEISHRSSEFEAVLDEAVKLVKELLDVPAGYSVLFLQGGASQQFAMIPYNLLPSGGKAAYLETGVWANKALKEAKYFGDVEVVASSKESNFTYIPKDYTIPADAAYFHITSNNTIYGTQLQQFKKSPVPMVADMSSDIFSRTFDVSDFSLIYAGAQKNMGPAGATLVIVKDEILGKVDRKIPAMFNYQTQIEGGSMYNTPPVFAIYVSMLTLRWLKAKGGVAAMQKENDAKAAQLYKEIDRNPLFKAVAADEDRSKMNVCFVMENPELEKPFLKLCDDKGIVGIKGHRSVGGFRASIYNALPVTSIHVLIDAMQEFAEKNK; encoded by the coding sequence ATGAAACATAATTTCGGTGCCGGACCAGGCATCCTTCCTCACGAGGTTCTGAAACAGGCTGCACAAGCAGTTGTCGACTTTAATGGTATTGGTCTGTCTATTCTTGAGATCTCGCACCGTTCGTCGGAGTTCGAAGCCGTGCTTGACGAAGCTGTTAAATTAGTGAAAGAGTTATTGGACGTTCCGGCCGGTTATTCTGTGTTGTTCCTGCAAGGTGGTGCAAGCCAGCAATTCGCCATGATCCCATACAACCTGTTGCCATCGGGCGGTAAAGCTGCTTACCTGGAGACCGGTGTTTGGGCTAACAAAGCATTAAAGGAAGCTAAATACTTTGGCGATGTAGAAGTGGTGGCTTCTTCAAAGGAAAGCAACTTTACTTACATACCTAAAGACTATACTATCCCGGCTGATGCGGCCTACTTCCACATCACCTCCAACAATACCATTTACGGTACCCAGCTTCAGCAATTCAAAAAGTCGCCGGTTCCAATGGTGGCCGATATGTCTTCAGACATCTTTAGCCGCACTTTTGACGTAAGTGATTTCAGCCTTATCTATGCCGGAGCGCAAAAGAATATGGGTCCTGCAGGCGCTACACTGGTGATCGTAAAGGACGAGATATTGGGCAAGGTGGACCGTAAGATCCCAGCAATGTTCAACTACCAGACGCAGATCGAGGGTGGTTCGATGTATAACACCCCTCCGGTATTTGCCATCTATGTATCTATGCTAACCCTGCGTTGGTTAAAAGCCAAAGGCGGTGTAGCAGCAATGCAAAAAGAGAACGATGCCAAGGCGGCTCAACTATACAAAGAGATCGACCGCAACCCATTGTTCAAAGCTGTGGCTGCCGATGAGGACCGTTCAAAAATGAACGTATGCTTCGTGATGGAGAACCCAGAGCTGGAAAAACCATTCCTGAAACTTTGCGATGATAAAGGTATCGTAGGTATCAAAGGTCACCGCTCAGTGGGCGGTTTCCGTGCCTCGATCTACAACGCCCTGCCGGTGACCAGCATCCACGTGCTGATCGATGCCATGCAGGAATTTGCTGAGAAAAATAAATAA
- the rpe gene encoding ribulose-phosphate 3-epimerase: MKHLIAPSILAANFAHLQHDIEMINQSEADWIHVDIMDGMFVPNISFGFPVVEAVNRYATKPLDVHLMIVDPDRYLKAFANAGASIITVHIEACTHLHRTVQAIKELGCKAGVALNPHTPVSLLEDIIADLDLVLIMSVNPGFGGQKFIHNTYKKIAQVKALADASNPSLYIEVDGGVNLQNTPQLVAAGANALVAGNFVFTSEHPIDTIAQMKAASPVLSA; encoded by the coding sequence ATGAAGCATTTGATAGCCCCGTCTATTTTAGCTGCCAACTTTGCCCACTTGCAGCACGATATCGAAATGATCAATCAAAGCGAGGCCGACTGGATCCATGTCGACATCATGGATGGTATGTTCGTTCCTAACATATCGTTCGGTTTCCCGGTGGTGGAGGCGGTGAACCGCTACGCCACTAAACCACTCGACGTGCATTTAATGATCGTTGACCCTGATCGTTATTTAAAGGCCTTCGCCAACGCAGGCGCCTCGATCATCACTGTACATATTGAAGCTTGCACCCACTTACACCGCACCGTCCAAGCCATTAAGGAGCTGGGCTGCAAAGCAGGTGTGGCACTCAACCCACATACACCAGTATCCCTGTTAGAAGATATCATCGCTGACCTCGACCTCGTGCTGATCATGTCGGTCAATCCTGGTTTTGGCGGGCAAAAGTTCATTCATAACACTTACAAAAAGATCGCACAGGTAAAAGCCTTGGCCGATGCCAGTAACCCATCGCTATACATTGAAGTGGATGGGGGAGTGAACCTGCAGAACACGCCACAACTGGTAGCTGCTGGAGCCAATGCACTGGTTGCAGGTAACTTCGTATTTACATCGGAGCACCCGATAGATACGATCGCTCAAATGAAAGCGGCATCACCAGTGTTATCCGCCTAA
- the pnp gene encoding polyribonucleotide nucleotidyltransferase encodes MSYNAIKKVIDLGDGRTIEIETGKLAKQADGSVVVKMGDTMLLATVVSSKEAKEGVDFLPLSVDYQEKYAATGRIPGGFLRREARLSDYEVLISRLVDRALRPLFPEDYHADTQVMISLISADKDIMPDALAGLAASAALSVSDIPFNGPISEVRVAKIDGQLVINPKLSQLANATLEFIVAGSENDINMVEGESKEIQEAELVEAIKFAHDAIKLQCAAQRELTVEVGKTEKRTYNHEHSNEELKKAIYAATYDQVYAIASSASAKDERAAKFKEVRDNYIVTLGEIDDITKSLAKKYYHDVEYDAIRNLVLDEGKRLDGRTTTQIRPIWSEINYLPAAHGSAVFTRGETQSLTSVTLGGKDDEQMIDGAFINGYNKFLLHYNFPGFSTGEVRPNRGAGRREIGHGNLAMRSLKQVLPPDDENPYTIRVVSDILESNGSSSMATVCAGTLALMDAGVKIKEPVSGIAMGLITNEEGTKYAILSDILGDEDHLGDMDFKVTGTKNGIVACQMDLKINGLSYEVLSKALDQAKEGRLHILGEMAKTIAAPREDYKPFAPRIVTLKIDKEFIGAVIGPGGKIIQEMQRETGANINIEEIDNVGVVQVFGDNKESIDAAVSRIRAIASKPEVGEIYEGKVRSIMPFGAFIEIMPGKDGLLHISEIDHRRLEAMDGVFEIGEIVRVKLLDIDKQGKLKLSRKALIPKPERPAAPKSE; translated from the coding sequence ATGAGTTACAATGCAATAAAAAAAGTGATCGATCTTGGAGATGGCCGCACCATCGAGATCGAGACCGGCAAACTGGCCAAACAGGCCGATGGTTCGGTAGTGGTAAAAATGGGCGACACCATGTTACTGGCTACTGTGGTATCATCGAAAGAGGCTAAAGAGGGTGTTGACTTTTTGCCCTTATCAGTAGATTATCAAGAAAAATACGCAGCTACAGGTCGTATCCCTGGTGGCTTTTTACGCCGTGAGGCCCGTTTGTCAGACTACGAGGTATTGATCTCGCGTTTGGTCGATCGTGCTTTGCGTCCGTTGTTCCCTGAAGATTATCATGCCGATACACAAGTGATGATCTCATTGATATCGGCCGATAAAGATATCATGCCTGATGCACTGGCCGGTTTGGCCGCTTCGGCAGCTTTATCAGTATCTGATATCCCTTTTAACGGCCCGATCTCAGAAGTTCGCGTGGCCAAGATCGATGGTCAGTTAGTGATCAACCCTAAACTGAGCCAGTTAGCTAACGCTACCTTAGAGTTCATCGTGGCCGGTTCAGAGAACGATATCAACATGGTGGAAGGTGAATCGAAAGAGATCCAGGAAGCTGAGTTGGTAGAGGCGATCAAATTTGCTCACGACGCCATCAAACTTCAGTGTGCTGCTCAGCGTGAGCTGACGGTTGAAGTAGGTAAGACCGAAAAACGTACTTACAACCATGAGCACAGCAACGAGGAGCTTAAAAAAGCTATATATGCTGCTACTTATGATCAGGTATATGCTATCGCTTCTTCTGCATCAGCGAAGGACGAGCGTGCTGCTAAATTCAAAGAGGTACGTGATAATTACATCGTTACCTTGGGCGAGATCGACGACATCACCAAGTCGCTTGCTAAAAAATACTACCATGATGTAGAGTACGATGCGATCCGTAACCTCGTGTTAGACGAAGGTAAACGTTTAGATGGCCGTACCACTACCCAGATCCGCCCGATCTGGAGCGAGATAAACTACTTGCCGGCCGCTCACGGTTCAGCAGTATTTACCCGTGGCGAGACCCAATCACTCACCAGCGTTACCTTAGGTGGTAAAGATGATGAGCAAATGATCGATGGCGCTTTCATCAACGGTTACAACAAGTTCCTGTTGCACTACAATTTCCCAGGTTTCTCTACCGGTGAGGTTCGCCCTAACCGTGGTGCCGGCCGTCGCGAGATCGGTCACGGTAACCTGGCCATGCGTTCATTGAAACAAGTATTGCCACCAGATGATGAGAACCCTTACACTATCCGTGTAGTATCTGACATTCTGGAGTCTAACGGTTCATCATCAATGGCTACGGTTTGCGCCGGTACATTGGCTTTGATGGATGCCGGTGTGAAGATCAAAGAGCCAGTATCAGGTATCGCTATGGGTCTGATCACTAATGAAGAGGGTACTAAATACGCTATCCTTTCTGACATTTTGGGCGATGAGGATCACCTGGGCGATATGGACTTTAAAGTTACCGGTACCAAAAATGGTATCGTAGCTTGCCAGATGGACCTTAAGATCAATGGCTTATCATACGAAGTATTGAGCAAAGCACTTGATCAGGCAAAAGAAGGCCGTTTGCACATCCTTGGCGAAATGGCTAAGACCATTGCTGCTCCTCGTGAAGATTACAAACCATTCGCTCCACGTATCGTGACCCTGAAGATCGATAAAGAGTTCATCGGTGCGGTGATCGGCCCAGGTGGTAAGATCATTCAGGAAATGCAACGTGAGACCGGTGCCAACATCAACATCGAAGAGATCGACAACGTAGGTGTGGTACAGGTATTTGGCGACAACAAAGAATCTATCGACGCCGCTGTTAGCCGTATCCGCGCCATCGCTTCAAAACCTGAAGTAGGCGAGATCTACGAAGGCAAAGTACGCTCGATCATGCCTTTTGGCGCCTTTATCGAGATCATGCCAGGTAAGGATGGCTTGCTGCACATCTCTGAGATCGACCACCGCCGCTTAGAGGCTATGGATGGCGTTTTCGAGATCGGTGAGATCGTTCGTGTGAAGCTGTTAGATATTGACAAGCAAGGTAAATTGAAGCTTTCAAGAAAAGCTTTGATCCCAAAACCGGAAAGACCAGCCGCTCCAAAGAGCGAATAG
- the rpsO gene encoding 30S ribosomal protein S15, translating into MYLSSEWKQEIFTAHGGAATNTGSAEGQVALFTKRIAHLTGHLKKNKKDFATQLSLQKLVGKRRALLAYLYKKDIQRYRAIIKALELRDIIK; encoded by the coding sequence ATGTATTTAAGTTCTGAGTGGAAGCAAGAGATCTTCACAGCACACGGTGGCGCAGCTACCAACACAGGTTCGGCCGAAGGCCAGGTAGCATTATTCACTAAACGTATCGCTCACCTTACCGGTCACCTTAAAAAGAACAAAAAAGACTTCGCTACTCAATTATCTCTTCAGAAATTGGTAGGTAAACGTCGTGCTTTATTGGCTTACCTGTACAAAAAAGACATTCAAAGATACCGTGCTATCATCAAGGCTTTAGAGCTGAGAGATATCATCAAATAA
- a CDS encoding adenylyltransferase/cytidyltransferase family protein has product MNTIADIHALLKPTVEVPDEVLQRYQEPHRFYHTLDHLADLLLQIRNSDHAGNKVLMLAAVYHDVIYDPRSATNEEDSARYFDDHYEADTTLKQEVTQLILDTKTHQPQNELSAVFCRFDLNILEQPLDQLITYEHQIFKEFQFVDHSVYQAKRIEVLRQLSREVDNPHLDSLITYVQTRQPQIALYPGSFNPFHKGHYNILQKAEQIFDKVIIARGINREKAASTYELPKALELRQVVTYDGLLTDHVNTLEYPVTVIRGLRNSTDLQYELNQYRYLQDLSGNSLRIVSIFCDREFEHISSTGIRQLEAYGKADDYLM; this is encoded by the coding sequence ATGAACACCATAGCCGATATTCACGCACTGTTAAAGCCTACGGTGGAGGTGCCCGACGAAGTATTGCAGCGCTATCAAGAGCCGCACCGGTTCTATCACACACTTGACCATCTGGCCGACCTGTTGTTGCAGATCCGCAATAGCGATCACGCGGGTAATAAGGTGCTGATGTTAGCAGCGGTCTATCATGATGTTATTTATGATCCGCGTTCAGCCACTAATGAAGAGGATTCGGCCAGATACTTCGACGATCACTATGAAGCTGATACGACCCTGAAGCAAGAGGTAACTCAACTTATTTTAGATACCAAGACGCATCAACCTCAGAATGAACTTTCGGCGGTCTTTTGCCGATTTGACCTAAATATACTTGAGCAGCCACTTGACCAACTGATCACCTATGAGCACCAGATATTTAAAGAGTTCCAATTTGTTGATCACAGCGTTTACCAGGCAAAACGCATCGAAGTACTACGGCAGTTGAGCCGGGAGGTCGATAATCCACATTTAGATTCATTGATCACCTATGTTCAAACGCGACAACCGCAAATAGCTTTATATCCCGGTAGCTTCAACCCGTTCCATAAAGGGCATTACAACATATTGCAAAAGGCGGAACAGATATTTGATAAAGTGATCATTGCCCGCGGCATCAATAGGGAAAAGGCTGCTTCTACCTATGAACTTCCCAAGGCACTTGAGTTAAGGCAGGTAGTAACTTATGATGGTTTACTTACTGATCACGTGAACACACTTGAATACCCCGTGACCGTGATCAGAGGGTTGCGCAACAGCACAGATCTGCAGTACGAACTCAACCAATATCGTTATTTGCAAGATCTTAGTGGTAACTCGCTTCGTATAGTATCGATCTTTTGCGATCGTGAGTTCGAGCACATATCAAGTACCGGTATACGGCAGTTAGAGGCTTACGGGAAAGCTGATGACTATCTGATGTAA
- a CDS encoding acyl-CoA thioesterase translates to MDTPRYSTFETEHRVRPDDIDMFRHVHNSKYFDYVLAARYEQMDTCYGMAMEKFMERGFGWVVRTAHVDYKRALTMGDYFTVRTGIETINDKGCRVAFTITNKATKKICCDGWFDYTMIDMATGRGVKIPLDIIEHYTI, encoded by the coding sequence ATGGATACCCCCCGATACAGCACCTTCGAGACCGAACACCGAGTACGTCCCGATGATATAGACATGTTCAGGCATGTACATAACAGCAAGTATTTTGATTATGTGCTGGCTGCCCGCTACGAACAAATGGATACCTGCTATGGCATGGCCATGGAGAAATTCATGGAAAGAGGCTTTGGCTGGGTGGTACGTACCGCCCATGTTGATTATAAGCGAGCCCTCACCATGGGCGACTACTTTACCGTGCGCACCGGTATCGAAACTATCAATGACAAAGGATGCCGCGTGGCATTCACCATTACCAACAAAGCCACCAAAAAGATCTGTTGCGATGGCTGGTTCGATTACACCATGATCGATATGGCCACCGGCCGGGGCGTCAAGATCCCGCTAGATATCATCGAGCATTACACCATATGA